The Sulfitobacter sp. SK011 genome has a window encoding:
- a CDS encoding adenylate/guanylate cyclase domain-containing response regulator: MDDNKVNRLLMARSVELLGHRASVAENGQIAMSMLVDGTFDILLLDIEMPEMDGFEVLEALKSNAALRDLPVIVTSSVEGLGNIVRCIELGAEDYIPKPVNKILLKARLESCLEKKRLHDEQKRLLKRFATDEVVRDLQESGFAIGGHRVSATVLFCDIRDFTAMSEHMAPEATIELLNTYYALMFEAVKSNGGMVNLIVGDGLMALFGAPEPIENSAQSAVNAAAEMCAMIEMLNEERAMQNDPALEVGFGIATGEVVAGYAGTDARATYTCIGKTVNLASRLEAHTKVAQESILMDSATQRRLPVEIRSKEIPAIHFKGFSEDQTIFALEPVTSID; encoded by the coding sequence GTGGATGACAACAAGGTCAACAGGCTGTTGATGGCGCGCAGCGTGGAGCTTCTGGGGCATCGCGCCTCGGTGGCTGAAAACGGACAGATTGCCATGAGCATGCTGGTGGACGGCACGTTTGATATTCTGCTGTTGGACATCGAAATGCCGGAAATGGACGGCTTTGAAGTGCTCGAAGCGCTCAAGAGCAACGCGGCCCTGCGCGATCTGCCGGTTATTGTGACGTCCTCCGTCGAGGGTCTGGGCAATATCGTCCGCTGCATCGAATTGGGGGCCGAAGACTACATCCCCAAGCCCGTGAACAAGATCCTGTTGAAGGCGCGCTTGGAATCCTGCCTTGAGAAAAAGCGACTGCATGACGAACAAAAGAGGCTGCTCAAACGGTTTGCGACCGACGAAGTTGTGCGTGACCTGCAGGAATCAGGCTTCGCAATCGGTGGACACCGCGTCAGCGCCACTGTGCTGTTCTGTGACATCCGAGACTTCACGGCGATGTCCGAACACATGGCACCTGAAGCAACGATCGAGCTGTTAAATACCTACTACGCGCTGATGTTCGAGGCGGTTAAAAGCAACGGTGGTATGGTCAATCTGATCGTCGGCGACGGGCTGATGGCGCTTTTCGGCGCACCCGAGCCGATTGAAAACTCGGCGCAATCAGCGGTAAACGCTGCAGCCGAGATGTGCGCGATGATCGAGATGCTGAACGAAGAACGCGCCATGCAGAACGACCCCGCCCTGGAGGTCGGCTTCGGCATCGCCACCGGCGAAGTCGTCGCAGGCTACGCAGGGACCGACGCCCGCGCGACCTACACCTGTATCGGAAAGACCGTTAATCTTGCCTCGCGGCTGGAAGCCCACACAAAGGTCGCCCAAGAGTCCATCCTGATGGACTCTGCAACGCAAAGACGGTTGCCTGTAGAAATTCGTAGCAAGGAAATTCCTGCCATCCATTTCAAGGGTTTCTCGGAGGATCAGACCATCTTTGCTCTCGAACCAGTCACGTCAATCGACTGA
- a CDS encoding SH3 domain-containing protein, with protein MTWRTIAATVLTLTVALPIRGAVAEADGPDFYRVVGVASNDMLNLRRGPGTNYETIVGLPPGSELNLLSREGNFWCLVALRETPQLQGFVACRYIGE; from the coding sequence ATGACCTGGCGAACAATAGCAGCGACCGTTCTTACACTTACAGTCGCCTTGCCCATCCGGGGCGCAGTGGCCGAGGCAGACGGGCCTGATTTCTACCGGGTCGTCGGTGTCGCCTCAAATGACATGCTCAACCTGCGGCGAGGCCCGGGCACGAATTACGAAACGATCGTCGGCCTGCCTCCGGGGAGCGAACTGAACCTGCTGTCCCGCGAGGGGAACTTCTGGTGCCTTGTCGCGCTGCGCGAGACGCCACAGCTGCAAGGCTTCGTCGCCTGCCGATATATTGGAGAATGA